Proteins encoded by one window of Cylindrospermum stagnale PCC 7417:
- a CDS encoding class I SAM-dependent methyltransferase produces the protein MQRRLEPEVMDSLEEAIEYDAMDFTEVNTTFAKQAIALVPTEEALVLDAGTGTGRIPVLMSQMRPQWRFIAIDLAENMLKIAAQHWQQTSSPQQIRWELVDAKHLPYHDEQFDLVISNSLIHHLPEPLLFFSELKRVTKPNGSIFIRDLFRPADEETINALVDSIGVEYNQHQTKLFRDSLHAALTLDEVNQLISEVGLPRVKVYQSSDRHWTAEQS, from the coding sequence ATGCAAAGACGCCTGGAACCAGAAGTTATGGATAGCCTGGAAGAAGCGATTGAGTATGACGCCATGGATTTTACCGAGGTAAATACCACCTTTGCAAAACAAGCCATCGCTCTTGTGCCAACAGAAGAAGCTTTGGTGTTAGATGCTGGTACTGGTACTGGACGAATTCCGGTCTTAATGAGTCAAATGCGTCCGCAATGGCGATTCATCGCCATTGACTTAGCTGAAAATATGCTAAAAATTGCCGCACAACACTGGCAGCAGACTAGTTCGCCACAGCAAATTCGTTGGGAATTGGTGGATGCTAAACATTTGCCTTATCATGATGAACAGTTTGATCTAGTAATCTCAAATAGCCTGATCCACCATTTACCCGAACCATTACTATTTTTTAGCGAGTTAAAACGCGTCACTAAACCTAATGGCAGTATCTTCATTCGAGATTTATTTCGTCCCGCTGATGAGGAAACCATAAATGCCTTGGTTGATAGTATTGGTGTTGAATATAACCAGCATCAAACAAAATTATTTCGCGATTCTCTCCATGCCGCTCTCACACTAGATGAGGTGAATCAGTTGATTTCTGAAGTGGGTTTACCAAGAGTGAAAGTTTATCAATCAAGCGATCGCCATTGGACTGCGGAACAAAGTTGA
- a CDS encoding glucosamine-6-phosphate deaminase, which translates to MLTATKFFRVDDLMVQIYNNDAHMAQDVARIAQNYLQNLIKQQDTVAVLLATGNSQLKFLDALITLGGVDWSRITLFHLDEYLGITADHPASFRRYLREHVEQRVSMKQFHYLVGDALQPVAECDRYAKLLQAQPIDLCCLGVGENGHLAFNDPAVADFQDPDSVKLVKLDMVNRQQQVNTGHFSNLESVPKYAFTVTIPMICAAKKIICLAPETRKAKVVNQILSGDITTECPASILRRQPQATLFLDVNSASLLA; encoded by the coding sequence ATGTTAACCGCGACAAAATTTTTTCGTGTCGATGATCTGATGGTGCAGATTTACAACAATGATGCCCATATGGCGCAGGATGTTGCCAGAATCGCACAGAATTATTTACAGAACCTGATCAAGCAACAAGATACAGTCGCTGTATTATTAGCCACAGGCAATTCTCAACTCAAATTCCTCGATGCTTTGATCACCTTGGGTGGTGTGGACTGGTCACGGATCACCTTGTTTCATCTAGATGAATATTTGGGTATTACTGCTGACCATCCTGCCAGTTTCCGGCGTTATCTGCGGGAGCATGTAGAGCAGCGGGTGTCAATGAAACAGTTTCACTATCTTGTTGGTGATGCATTGCAACCTGTGGCAGAATGCGATCGCTACGCCAAACTCCTGCAAGCTCAACCAATTGACTTGTGCTGTCTCGGTGTTGGTGAAAATGGACATTTGGCTTTTAACGATCCAGCAGTGGCAGATTTTCAAGACCCAGACAGTGTGAAACTGGTAAAACTGGATATGGTGAACCGTCAGCAACAAGTCAACACAGGGCATTTTTCTAATCTAGAATCTGTGCCAAAATATGCTTTTACTGTGACTATTCCCATGATTTGTGCCGCCAAAAAAATTATTTGCCTAGCGCCAGAAACACGTAAAGCCAAGGTTGTAAACCAAATATTGTCTGGAGATATTACTACAGAGTGTCCGGCTTCTATTCTGCGTCGACAACCCCAAGCAACCTTATTTTTGGATGTGAATTCTGCTAGTTTGCTAGCTTAA
- a CDS encoding helix-turn-helix domain-containing protein: protein MTMTPVYLLNFPGNPTIQISQDELRSLLGEIEVELHRSQVYRQALAILQKLLGSSDEKAKILFKAVGREAIGLAFQKFARQHQTVADINPQLDVDAAVTPKVEQEQSSDASQYLTSIESHPEAGNLNPSEGNLPLESKLQVANTAVYPASSREDKALKRTKTSRLPWNKKTDTIEQANQRLARLHQIGKQLKLAREAQNLSLAQLYVYTHISLHHMEAVENGNLDLLPEDVLIRGFIRVMGNALGVNGTILAASLPATNSVKSVLPSWHQSKKTSGVLALEIHPIHLYLGYTALVAGAVGGLSLISQQANSEGALKSDVVIPAALSPEQSPQKTEATIKPGIKSNSTGISAGGDIAPPETL from the coding sequence ATGACTATGACACCTGTATACTTGTTAAATTTTCCGGGAAATCCGACTATTCAAATATCTCAAGATGAATTGCGATCGCTACTGGGTGAAATAGAAGTAGAACTACACCGTAGTCAAGTTTATCGCCAAGCGTTAGCTATTTTGCAAAAGCTGCTCGGCTCTTCCGATGAAAAAGCCAAAATTTTGTTTAAAGCTGTAGGCAGAGAAGCGATTGGTTTAGCATTTCAGAAATTCGCGCGACAGCATCAAACAGTTGCAGATATTAACCCACAGCTAGATGTAGATGCTGCTGTTACCCCAAAAGTAGAACAAGAACAATCTAGCGACGCATCACAGTACTTAACAAGTATTGAATCACACCCCGAAGCAGGGAATTTAAATCCTAGCGAAGGCAATTTGCCATTAGAGTCTAAACTCCAGGTAGCAAATACAGCCGTATATCCAGCAAGTAGCCGAGAAGACAAAGCCTTAAAGAGAACAAAAACGAGCAGGTTACCTTGGAATAAAAAAACGGACACAATTGAACAAGCCAACCAGCGTTTAGCCCGTCTGCATCAAATCGGTAAACAACTAAAACTTGCACGTGAAGCTCAAAATCTTTCACTGGCCCAACTTTATGTTTATACTCATATATCTCTCCATCACATGGAAGCAGTGGAGAATGGTAATTTAGATTTATTGCCAGAAGATGTCTTGATTCGTGGTTTTATCCGCGTTATGGGAAATGCCTTGGGAGTAAATGGCACAATTTTAGCAGCTTCTTTACCTGCAACCAATTCGGTGAAATCAGTTTTGCCTTCATGGCATCAGTCCAAAAAAACTTCTGGAGTATTGGCACTGGAGATTCACCCAATACATTTGTATCTGGGCTATACAGCCCTTGTTGCTGGTGCAGTGGGAGGATTGTCTTTGATATCTCAGCAAGCAAACAGCGAAGGAGCACTAAAATCAGATGTGGTTATTCCTGCTGCTTTATCCCCTGAACAGTCACCCCAAAAGACTGAAGCAACTATTAAACCGGGGATTAAGTCTAATAGTACTGGTATCAGTGCCGGAGGAGATATTGCCCCACCAGAGACACTTTAA
- a CDS encoding helix-turn-helix domain-containing protein, which produces MTLLNEAQEKQLKEISTHLRQVRQAKSLSIEDIAAQTLIRLVFLQALEEWRFVELPEPVYIQGFIRRYADALGLDGNALANSLVINFIPIDCNNHSYSLDHKLNIQIPLIIVYILLLVAASAGLFYRLNPKLTAEFLLVQRQNPLPQGKQKILLSPLNSLAVPSPSSTDISTVKVTLELQGRSQLQVKADGKTEFEGILTKGERKSWTAKRHLTVSSGNAGAVLVSVNQQQLKPLGGEGEVKVVTYTPEIISR; this is translated from the coding sequence GTGACGCTCTTAAATGAGGCTCAGGAAAAGCAGCTAAAGGAAATAAGCACACATTTACGACAAGTAAGACAAGCAAAATCTCTTAGTATAGAAGACATAGCTGCTCAAACACTTATTCGACTAGTGTTTTTGCAAGCTTTAGAAGAATGGCGATTTGTAGAATTACCTGAACCTGTGTATATTCAAGGTTTTATCCGCCGTTACGCAGATGCGTTAGGACTTGATGGCAATGCGTTGGCAAATAGCTTGGTGATTAATTTTATCCCTATAGACTGCAATAATCATAGTTATAGTTTAGACCATAAACTCAATATCCAGATACCACTCATTATCGTCTACATTCTATTATTAGTAGCTGCCTCAGCCGGACTCTTTTATAGACTTAATCCAAAACTGACAGCCGAATTTCTACTAGTTCAGAGACAAAACCCGCTACCACAGGGCAAACAAAAAATATTACTATCACCGTTAAATTCATTAGCCGTACCATCCCCCAGTAGTACGGACATTTCAACAGTTAAAGTTACCTTAGAACTTCAAGGCAGATCACAGTTGCAAGTAAAAGCTGATGGCAAGACTGAATTTGAGGGAATCTTAACCAAGGGAGAACGCAAAAGCTGGACAGCAAAAAGACATTTGACCGTAAGCTCTGGTAATGCCGGTGCTGTATTGGTTTCTGTCAATCAGCAACAACTAAAACCTTTAGGGGGCGAGGGTGAGGTTAAGGTAGTTACATACACTCCAGAAATCATTAGTCGTTAG
- the gatA gene encoding Asp-tRNA(Asn)/Glu-tRNA(Gln) amidotransferase subunit GatA, which yields MASIRELHEQLIKKERSAVEITQEALDRIQALEPKLHSFLSVTAQQALDQARAVDAKIAAGEEIGILAGIPIGIKDNMCTKGIRTTCGSRILENFIPPYESTVTQKLALAGAVMVGKTNLDEFAMGSSTENSAYQVTANPWDLSRVPGGSSGGSAAAVAADECVVSLGSDTGGSIRQPASFCGVVGMKPTYGLVSRYGLVAYASSLDQIGPFARTVEDATILLNAIAGHDPKDSTSLKVQVPDYSASLRPDLKARKKLRIGVIKETFGEGLDSEVEKAVTAAIDQLQSLGAEIHIVSCPRFRYGVPSYYIIAPSEASANLARYDGVKYGLRSPDADNLLSMYNRTRAAGFGAEVKRRIMIGTYALSAGYYDAYYLKAQKVRTLIKEDFEKAFELVDILVCPTSPTTAFQAGEKTTDPLSMYLTDLMTIPVNLAGLPGLSLPCGFDHKGLPIGLQLIGKVLREDQLFQVAYAYEQSTTWHLHKPNIA from the coding sequence ATGGCATCCATCCGCGAGTTGCACGAACAGCTTATTAAAAAAGAACGTTCTGCCGTTGAAATTACCCAAGAAGCTTTAGACCGTATTCAAGCATTAGAGCCGAAATTGCACAGTTTCTTAAGTGTGACGGCACAACAGGCGTTAGACCAGGCTCGTGCTGTGGATGCCAAAATCGCTGCTGGAGAAGAGATTGGCATTCTAGCAGGGATTCCCATTGGCATCAAAGACAATATGTGTACCAAGGGTATTCGCACCACTTGCGGCTCACGGATTTTAGAAAATTTTATCCCGCCTTATGAGTCCACAGTAACCCAAAAACTAGCTCTTGCTGGGGCAGTAATGGTGGGCAAAACCAATTTAGATGAGTTTGCTATGGGCAGTTCCACAGAAAACTCTGCCTACCAAGTCACCGCTAATCCTTGGGATTTATCACGGGTTCCGGGTGGTTCTTCTGGGGGTTCAGCAGCGGCTGTGGCGGCAGATGAATGTGTTGTCTCCCTCGGTTCTGATACTGGTGGTTCGATTCGCCAACCTGCATCTTTTTGCGGTGTGGTAGGGATGAAACCGACTTATGGATTGGTTTCTCGTTACGGTTTAGTAGCTTACGCTTCATCTTTAGACCAAATTGGGCCATTTGCACGCACAGTCGAAGATGCGACGATCTTATTAAATGCGATCGCAGGTCACGACCCCAAAGACTCGACTAGCTTGAAAGTTCAAGTTCCCGACTACTCTGCCAGCTTAAGACCAGACCTCAAAGCCAGAAAAAAACTCAGAATCGGTGTAATTAAAGAAACTTTTGGTGAAGGGTTAGACTCTGAAGTAGAAAAAGCTGTTACCGCAGCCATCGACCAACTACAAAGTTTGGGAGCAGAAATTCATATAGTTTCCTGTCCCCGGTTCCGCTATGGCGTCCCAAGCTACTATATCATCGCCCCATCAGAAGCATCAGCCAACCTAGCTCGTTACGATGGCGTCAAGTACGGCTTGCGATCGCCTGATGCTGACAATCTGCTGTCAATGTACAATCGTACCCGTGCTGCTGGTTTTGGTGCAGAAGTCAAGCGCCGGATTATGATTGGCACCTATGCTCTTTCTGCTGGCTATTACGACGCCTACTATCTGAAAGCGCAAAAGGTTCGCACCCTGATTAAAGAAGATTTTGAAAAAGCTTTTGAACTCGTTGATATTTTAGTTTGTCCGACTTCTCCCACCACAGCATTCCAAGCAGGGGAAAAAACTACTGATCCCTTGAGTATGTATTTAACCGACTTGATGACTATTCCCGTGAATCTTGCTGGTTTACCGGGTTTAAGCCTACCCTGTGGTTTTGATCACAAAGGGCTACCAATAGGATTGCAACTAATTGGCAAAGTGCTGCGAGAAGACCAACTGTTTCAAGTAGCTTATGCTTACGAGCAATCTACTACTTGGCATCTGCATAAACCCAACATCGCCTAA
- a CDS encoding trans-splicing intein-formed DNA polymerase III subunit alpha C-terminal partner DnaE-C gives MVKIIMRSYVGRENVYDIGVERDHNFVAKNGLIAANCFNKSHSTAYGYVTYQTAYLKANYPLEYMAALLTANSGDTDKVRKYLDNCVSMGIPIDPPDINRSGLDFTPAAGKIVFGFSAVRNVGQNAIACILEAREEKGEFKDLGDFCDRIDLRALNRRTVESLIHCGAFDRIQPNRNQLIHDLELVYDWAQSRAKDRASGQGNLFDLLGGFAATNSKKANNAFESAPKAPDVKDFPPQEKLRLEKELLGFYVSDHPLKSIQQSSSVLTPINLSQLGAQKNDTMLCAVVMLNNVKKVVTKKGDPMAILQIEDLTTQSEAVVFPKTYERISSLLEVDARLIIWGKVDRRDDQTQFIVEDAEQVETVKMVMVELNPQQASDDQENHRLRTILQEQSGDKEKAKIPVIGVVQAGEDRYLVRFGRQFWVQDSSTAAQALQNARFPAHVKRLIGG, from the coding sequence ATGGTTAAAATCATCATGCGTAGTTATGTAGGCAGAGAAAATGTCTATGACATTGGGGTGGAGCGCGACCATAATTTTGTCGCTAAAAATGGTTTGATAGCTGCTAATTGCTTCAATAAATCCCATTCCACGGCTTATGGATATGTAACTTATCAAACTGCATATTTAAAAGCTAATTACCCATTAGAATATATGGCGGCGCTGTTGACGGCTAACAGTGGCGACACTGACAAGGTAAGAAAATATCTTGACAACTGCGTGAGTATGGGGATTCCGATAGATCCGCCAGATATTAATCGCTCTGGTCTGGACTTTACGCCAGCCGCAGGTAAGATTGTGTTTGGATTTTCAGCAGTTCGGAACGTGGGTCAAAATGCGATCGCCTGTATTTTAGAAGCGAGAGAGGAGAAAGGGGAGTTTAAAGACCTCGGCGATTTTTGCGATCGCATCGATTTACGCGCCCTCAACCGCCGGACTGTAGAGTCACTGATTCATTGTGGCGCCTTTGACAGAATTCAACCCAACCGCAACCAATTAATTCACGACTTAGAATTAGTCTATGATTGGGCACAATCCCGCGCTAAAGATAGAGCCAGTGGTCAAGGAAATCTCTTTGATTTATTGGGTGGATTTGCTGCCACTAATAGTAAAAAAGCTAATAACGCCTTTGAGTCTGCTCCCAAAGCTCCAGATGTTAAGGATTTTCCCCCACAAGAAAAGTTGCGGTTAGAAAAAGAACTATTGGGTTTTTATGTATCTGACCATCCTCTAAAATCGATCCAGCAATCATCCTCGGTTCTGACTCCGATTAACTTGTCGCAACTTGGCGCACAAAAGAATGACACCATGCTGTGCGCGGTTGTCATGCTGAATAATGTTAAAAAAGTAGTCACCAAAAAAGGCGACCCGATGGCGATTTTGCAAATAGAAGATTTAACTACACAATCAGAAGCAGTCGTCTTTCCCAAAACCTATGAACGCATTAGTTCTCTACTTGAAGTTGATGCCAGATTGATTATTTGGGGCAAAGTAGACCGACGAGATGACCAAACTCAATTTATTGTTGAAGATGCCGAACAAGTAGAAACAGTCAAAATGGTGATGGTAGAACTAAATCCTCAACAAGCATCTGACGATCAAGAAAATCATCGCCTGAGAACTATTTTGCAAGAACAGTCGGGGGACAAAGAAAAAGCCAAAATCCCAGTGATTGGCGTTGTACAAGCCGGAGAGGATCGTTATCTTGTACGTTTTGGCAGGCAATTTTGGGTACAAGATTCCAGCACAGCTGCTCAGGCTCTACAAAATGCTAGATTTCCGGCTCATGTAAAACGATTAATTGGTGGATAA
- a CDS encoding DUF6464 family protein — MFKTLLVITIGLLPSLISLWVLRQTHMRERRRLQQVSINVSGRRLRQNIRSVEGDRYYLEGVGYLVGDISCKFNARSGYVRCAVNPSGPCHDCRHYEPRELASSEQPA, encoded by the coding sequence GTGTTCAAAACACTTTTGGTGATTACCATTGGTTTATTACCGTCCCTGATTTCGCTGTGGGTGCTCCGTCAAACCCATATGCGAGAACGTAGAAGGTTGCAGCAAGTATCTATAAACGTTTCTGGGAGGCGGTTACGGCAAAATATTAGATCGGTTGAAGGCGATCGCTACTATTTAGAAGGGGTAGGCTACTTGGTTGGTGACATCAGCTGCAAATTTAACGCCCGGTCTGGTTATGTACGTTGTGCTGTCAATCCCAGCGGCCCGTGTCACGATTGCCGTCACTATGAACCTAGGGAATTAGCAAGCAGCGAACAGCCAGCTTAA